The nucleotide sequence GCTCACATTTCGCCAGCAGGTTGAGGTTCGCCGGGAACGACTCGATAACTTCTCCATTGTATTTGTACGCTGTGCAAATACGCAGTGTCTCAATGCCAGACAATGTATCCAGCTTGGTGATCGCCAAACCGGTAATACCGCTGACACGACGAGCATGACGAACAACTACACTGTCGAACCAGCCTACACGGCGAGGACGACCTGTTGTTGTACCATATTCGAAGCCAACCTCACGAATATGGTCGCCAGTTGCATCAGTCAGCTCAGTCAGGAACGGACCGTCACCTACACGCGTGGTGTAAGCTTTTGCCACCCCGATTACTTGGTGGATCTTGGTTGGTCCAACACCAGAACCGATAGTCACACCACCCGCAATTGGGTTGGAGGACGTTACGTAAGGATACGTACCTTGGTCAATATCGAGCAATACGCCTTGTGCACCTTCAAACAATACGCGGTTGCCGCTATCAATGGAATCATTGAGGACAACAGATGTATCGGTTACGTAAGGACGAATGATTTCTGCCAGAGCCAAGTATTCATCCAGAATTTCTTGAAGCTCAAAGCCAGTTGTGTTGTACAGCTTCTCCAGCAGCATGTTTTTCTCTGCCAGGTTGCGCTCTAGCTTGCGAGCAAACTCTTCGCGATCCAACAAATCAGCGATACGAATACCGATACGCGCAGCTTTATCCATGTAAGCAGGTCCGATACCTTTACGGGTCGTACCAATTTTGTTAGCACCGCGGCTATCTTCCTCTACGCCATCCAGCTTGATGTGGTAAGGCAGAATCACATGCGCGCGATCACTGATTTTCAAATTGCTTGTAGAAAAACCGAAGCTGTGAATGTACTCCAGCTCTTTTACCAATGCTTTCGGATCGATTACCATACCGTTTCCGATTACGCAGGTCTTGTCACTATAAAAAATTCCGGATGGAATCAAATGCAGCTTATACTTGTTACCATCAAAAATAATGGTATGGCCTGCGTTGTTACCGCCTTGATAACGAGCCACTACCTCTGCACTTTCAGCTAGATAGTCTGTAATTTTACCTTTACCTTCATCGCCCCACTGGGTTCCGACGACAACGACTGTTGACATCGAAAAACACCTCCTGATATTATCATGTCTTTTCGGGCCTGAAACAATCTAAGTTTACTAAACGAGACTCCCCGTGTCAACGCTAAATACGAACATTCATATAGTTAGTTCTTAATATGTTCGGCAATTCAATATAGAAAAAAAAGCCGGAATTTCTCCGGCTTTTCTTCCATTCGAACTATTAACCTGCTTGATTCCGAAAGCGATGATCCAAGTTAACGAATTTGTTGAATTCTTTCAGGAACGCCAACTCCACCGTTCCGGTCGGGCCGTTACGCTGTTTGGCGATAATGACTTCGATGACATTCTTGTTTTCTGATTCCTTGTCATAGTAGTCATCACGGTACAAAAAGGCCACGATATCGGCGTCCTGCTCAATCGACCCTGACTCACGAATATCGGACATCATCGGTCGCTTGTCCTGCCGTTGCTCTACACCACGGCTCAACTGCGACAGGGCGATAACCGGCACGTTCAGCTCACGCGCGATCCCTTTTAGCGTACGAGAGATCTCAGATACTTCCTGCTGACGGTTATCTCCTTTGCCTCGTCCATGAATCAACTGAAGGTAATCGATCAGGATCAAGCCCAAGCCCTTCTCTGTTTGAAGGCGACGGCATTTCGCCCGGATGTCCTGTACAGTAACCCCAGGTGAATCATCGATGTAAATCGGCGCTTTCGCCAGCGTACCGATTGCCATCGTCAGCTTTTGCCAATCGTCTTCCTCCAGTGTACCGGAACGCATCCGGGACGCATCCAGATTGCCCTCCGCACAAATCATACGCTGAACCAGCTGAGAAGCACCCATCTCCAAGGAGAAGATGGCTACGGTCTCACCTGCACGGGCTGCTACGTTTTGCGCGAGATTCAAGGCAAAAGCCGTCTTCCCTACGGAAGGACGGGCTGCCAAGATAATAAGGTCACTGCGCTGCAATCCTGCTGTCATCTTGTCCAAATCCGTATAACCCGTAGAAATCCCCGTAATATCACCGCGTCGCTGACTTAAAAACTCAATTCGCTCGTACGTTTCCAGAAGGGCATCACGAATCGGTGTA is from Brevibacillus brevis and encodes:
- a CDS encoding adenylosuccinate synthase encodes the protein MSTVVVVGTQWGDEGKGKITDYLAESAEVVARYQGGNNAGHTIIFDGNKYKLHLIPSGIFYSDKTCVIGNGMVIDPKALVKELEYIHSFGFSTSNLKISDRAHVILPYHIKLDGVEEDSRGANKIGTTRKGIGPAYMDKAARIGIRIADLLDREEFARKLERNLAEKNMLLEKLYNTTGFELQEILDEYLALAEIIRPYVTDTSVVLNDSIDSGNRVLFEGAQGVLLDIDQGTYPYVTSSNPIAGGVTIGSGVGPTKIHQVIGVAKAYTTRVGDGPFLTELTDATGDHIREVGFEYGTTTGRPRRVGWFDSVVVRHARRVSGITGLAITKLDTLSGIETLRICTAYKYNGEVIESFPANLNLLAKCEPVYEELPGWTEDITGVRNLNDLPENARHYIERITQLTGIPMSIFSVGPDREQTVVVRGIYG
- the dnaB gene encoding replicative DNA helicase, whose product is MSDLFLDRVPPQNKEAEQSVLGAVFLSKEALITAIEILRPEDFYKTAHQRIFQTMVDLYEKGEPVDLVTVTADLQDHKLLDEVGGVTYLTEIASSVPTAANIEYYAKIVEEKSLLRRLIHTATKIANDGYSREDDVTQIIADAEKYIMEIGQNRNSGGFTPIRDALLETYERIEFLSQRRGDITGISTGYTDLDKMTAGLQRSDLIILAARPSVGKTAFALNLAQNVAARAGETVAIFSLEMGASQLVQRMICAEGNLDASRMRSGTLEEDDWQKLTMAIGTLAKAPIYIDDSPGVTVQDIRAKCRRLQTEKGLGLILIDYLQLIHGRGKGDNRQQEVSEISRTLKGIARELNVPVIALSQLSRGVEQRQDKRPMMSDIRESGSIEQDADIVAFLYRDDYYDKESENKNVIEVIIAKQRNGPTGTVELAFLKEFNKFVNLDHRFRNQAG